Proteins encoded by one window of Pseudonocardia sp. HH130629-09:
- a CDS encoding MlaD family protein, with protein sequence MSGVLGKLAAGVVALLVVGGVFVAVGGAQPYTVSAVLPAGNPNLIPGAPIYIDGFQAGEIESVRPEEGHAVVEFSVEDELAPLHAGAFVHVQWKAVVGERLLFVQDGPKDYAEIPSGGMVQGDFPKPTEVADVLAALDEPTRARLTSLVGTLQNTVTGHEQDLNATVNTAGPALAAVGNVLRGIGTDGPAISKLVTDLNGTVDTLAQRQQDLGAVVDELATSTRATAAQREQLRAALAKLPPTLRTAQGTLNKVPGVTDEALPLLEDLRPATEKLPGVSQQLAPLLQDLRPLVADLKPTLEAASALLDRTPGLLDSSNRALPGLAETAGGYAPVLEALRPYTPNVVGFLSTWGSAAQNFDSNGRYMRIFAQAGPATPVIYPPGVTPPGIVPNLNPAPGSADDTSGNGEQSPGAPLLPQLGDASGEGPR encoded by the coding sequence ATGAGCGGAGTCCTGGGCAAGCTCGCCGCCGGTGTGGTGGCGCTGCTCGTGGTCGGGGGTGTGTTCGTCGCCGTCGGCGGTGCCCAGCCCTACACGGTCAGTGCCGTCCTGCCCGCAGGCAACCCGAACCTCATCCCCGGTGCGCCGATCTACATCGACGGCTTCCAGGCCGGAGAGATCGAGTCCGTCCGGCCCGAGGAGGGCCACGCCGTCGTCGAGTTCTCCGTCGAGGACGAGCTGGCCCCGCTGCACGCCGGCGCGTTCGTCCATGTGCAGTGGAAGGCCGTCGTCGGTGAACGCCTGCTGTTCGTGCAGGACGGCCCGAAGGACTATGCCGAGATCCCCTCCGGCGGCATGGTGCAGGGCGACTTCCCGAAGCCGACCGAGGTCGCCGACGTGCTCGCCGCCCTCGACGAGCCCACCCGGGCCCGGCTGACCAGCCTGGTCGGCACCCTGCAGAACACCGTCACCGGACACGAGCAGGACCTCAACGCGACCGTCAACACCGCCGGTCCCGCGCTCGCCGCGGTCGGCAACGTGCTGCGCGGCATCGGCACCGACGGCCCCGCGATCTCCAAGCTCGTGACCGATCTCAACGGCACCGTTGACACCCTGGCCCAGCGCCAGCAGGACCTCGGTGCGGTCGTCGACGAGCTGGCCACCAGTACCCGCGCGACGGCCGCACAGCGCGAGCAGCTCCGCGCCGCGCTGGCGAAGCTGCCCCCGACGCTGCGCACCGCCCAGGGCACCCTGAACAAGGTCCCCGGCGTCACCGACGAGGCACTCCCACTGCTCGAGGACCTGCGCCCGGCGACCGAGAAGCTGCCCGGCGTGTCCCAGCAGCTCGCCCCGCTGCTGCAGGACCTGCGCCCGCTGGTCGCCGACCTCAAGCCCACCCTCGAGGCGGCCTCGGCGCTCCTCGACCGCACCCCCGGCCTGCTCGACTCCTCGAACCGCGCCCTGCCGGGACTCGCCGAGACCGCCGGCGGCTACGCCCCGGTGCTCGAGGCGCTGCGGCCCTACACGCCCAACGTCGTCGGGTTCCTCTCCACCTGGGGATCCGCCGCCCAGAACTTCGACTCGAACGGCCGTTACATGCGGATCTTCGCCCAGGCCGGGCCCGCCACGCCGGTCATCTACCCGCCGGGAGTCACGCCCCCGGGGATCGTCCCGAACCTGAACCCCGCCCCGGGCTCGGCCGACGACACCTCGGGCAACGGTGAGCAGAGCCCGGGTGCGCCGCTCCTGCCGCAGCTCGGCGACGCCAGCGGGGAGGGTCCGCGATGA
- a CDS encoding ABC transporter ATP-binding protein gives MTSPNQPRPMRPDSEYPTQQIPPVHDGGAQATATRGPGWSTETREFRHGTDPILQVEGLAKSFGSTQILKNINFNFQHDAITTVLGPSGTGKSVLIKHLVGLLAPDRGAVYVGGVDIWSMSENERYDMRTRFGVCWQDGALFGSMNLYDNVAFPLRKHTRMSEKEVEKTVMTALDEVGLARAAHKAPNEVSGGMKKRAGFARALVMNPDIVLFDEPDSGLDPVRTSLLCDIIMDVHNQHGGTYLLVTHDIKTARKVSDYVGLIWKGEVVHYGPAHEAFEHQDPFVKQFLAGQSAGPLGMD, from the coding sequence GTGACCTCGCCGAACCAGCCCCGGCCGATGCGGCCGGACTCCGAGTACCCCACCCAGCAGATTCCACCCGTCCACGACGGGGGGGCCCAGGCCACGGCCACCCGTGGTCCCGGCTGGTCGACCGAGACGCGGGAGTTCCGCCACGGGACCGACCCGATCCTGCAGGTCGAGGGCCTCGCCAAGTCGTTCGGCAGCACCCAGATCCTGAAGAACATCAACTTCAACTTCCAGCACGACGCCATCACCACGGTGCTGGGCCCGTCGGGTACCGGGAAGTCGGTGCTGATCAAGCATCTGGTCGGCCTGCTCGCCCCGGACCGCGGCGCCGTCTACGTCGGTGGCGTCGACATCTGGTCGATGAGCGAGAACGAGCGCTACGACATGCGCACCCGGTTCGGCGTCTGCTGGCAGGACGGCGCGCTGTTCGGCTCGATGAACCTCTACGACAACGTCGCCTTCCCGCTCCGGAAGCACACGCGGATGTCGGAGAAGGAGGTCGAGAAGACGGTCATGACCGCGCTCGACGAGGTCGGTCTGGCCAGGGCCGCGCACAAGGCGCCCAACGAGGTGTCCGGTGGCATGAAGAAGCGCGCCGGCTTCGCCCGCGCACTGGTGATGAACCCCGACATCGTGCTGTTCGACGAGCCGGACTCCGGCCTCGACCCGGTCCGGACCTCGCTGCTCTGCGACATCATCATGGACGTCCACAACCAGCACGGCGGGACGTATCTTCTCGTCACGCACGACATCAAGACCGCCCGCAAGGTCAGCGACTACGTCGGACTGATCTGGAAGGGCGAGGTCGTCCACTACGGACCGGCGCACGAGGCCTTCGAGCACCAGGACCCGTTCGTCAAGCAGTTCCTCGCGGGGCAGTCCGCCGGACCCCTCGGGATGGACTGA
- a CDS encoding ABC transporter permease, translating into MTQLDDRGPGRGPEEPELRAPEKQGVDVSFSSMSGKLKNGLNEAGDIGRFTADVVRDFPDMFRRYVPEVFRQAGILIFSSALIIWFMMFIMGGQCGLEASYTLKQIGAPLYSAVFDAYCGLRELSPYMWGWILAAKVGCGYVAEIGSMRISDEIDAMEVMGIKSKSFLVGTRIAATVIAVPFMYFVGLAILYVAMYLVTVVNLGGVSPGGFLYLFWLYQSPYDMMAALTKVMVESIVIVGVGLYYGYNASGGPVGVGRATAKSMIINLVLISAIGAIGTLAFWGLDTNSPIAN; encoded by the coding sequence ATGACACAGCTCGACGACCGCGGCCCCGGCCGCGGACCCGAGGAGCCCGAGCTCCGGGCTCCGGAGAAGCAGGGCGTGGACGTCAGCTTCTCCTCGATGAGTGGGAAGCTGAAGAACGGCCTGAACGAGGCCGGCGACATCGGCCGGTTCACCGCGGACGTCGTCCGGGACTTCCCGGACATGTTCCGCCGCTACGTGCCCGAGGTGTTTCGCCAGGCGGGCATCCTGATCTTCAGCTCCGCTCTGATCATCTGGTTCATGATGTTCATCATGGGCGGGCAGTGCGGCCTGGAGGCCAGCTACACGCTCAAGCAGATCGGCGCCCCGCTCTACTCGGCGGTCTTCGACGCCTACTGCGGGCTGCGCGAGCTGTCGCCCTACATGTGGGGCTGGATCCTCGCGGCGAAGGTCGGCTGCGGCTACGTCGCCGAGATCGGCTCGATGCGGATCTCCGACGAGATCGACGCCATGGAGGTCATGGGCATCAAGTCCAAGTCCTTCCTGGTCGGCACCCGGATCGCGGCCACCGTGATCGCCGTGCCGTTCATGTACTTCGTCGGCCTGGCCATCCTCTACGTCGCGATGTACCTGGTCACCGTGGTGAACCTGGGGGGCGTCTCACCCGGCGGGTTCCTCTACCTGTTCTGGCTGTACCAGAGCCCCTACGACATGATGGCCGCCCTGACCAAGGTCATGGTCGAGTCCATCGTCATCGTCGGCGTGGGCCTGTACTACGGATACAACGCCAGCGGGGGACCGGTCGGTGTCGGCCGCGCCACCGCGAAATCCATGATCATCAATCTGGTCCTGATCTCCGCCATCGGAGCGATCGGCACCCTGGCCTTCTGGGGGCTCGACACGAACTCCCCGATCGCCAACTGA
- a CDS encoding MlaE family ABC transporter permease, producing the protein MTTPGTLAQTPDETVEVPRRTAGSGGSGVLRKVADPFVTAGEMWQLMVRVFVLAIRKPVGFWGDTRDQCFDILKLTWLPMSLAAFGFGFGAPGLTGGAIFYTFGIPYRLGAFFEFASVREFAPFINGMVVAGVVGTAITADLGARRIRDEIDAMEVLGVDPVRTLVLPRVLACTIMTAILDILALVVGLVSGYVAAGPIFDASYAAYYGSLFDLLNTVDLWGSVVKCAFYGLIIGVVSCYIGMNAKGGPIGVGRAVNQAVVIAFAGIWIINFVFTLTMLGLNPQMSVYK; encoded by the coding sequence ATGACCACGCCTGGGACCCTCGCCCAGACGCCCGACGAGACCGTCGAGGTACCGCGCAGGACGGCGGGTTCCGGCGGGTCGGGCGTGCTGCGGAAGGTCGCCGATCCGTTCGTCACCGCCGGCGAGATGTGGCAGCTGATGGTCAGGGTGTTCGTCCTCGCCATCCGCAAGCCGGTCGGCTTCTGGGGCGACACGCGCGACCAGTGCTTCGACATCCTCAAGCTCACCTGGCTCCCGATGTCCCTCGCCGCGTTCGGGTTCGGGTTCGGTGCACCGGGTCTCACCGGTGGTGCCATCTTCTACACCTTCGGCATCCCGTACCGGCTCGGCGCCTTCTTCGAGTTCGCGTCGGTCCGCGAGTTCGCCCCGTTCATCAACGGGATGGTCGTCGCGGGAGTCGTCGGCACGGCGATCACGGCCGACCTCGGCGCCCGGCGCATCCGTGACGAGATCGACGCCATGGAGGTCCTCGGCGTCGACCCGGTCCGGACGCTGGTGCTGCCCCGCGTGCTCGCCTGCACGATCATGACCGCCATCCTGGACATCCTGGCGCTGGTCGTCGGCCTGGTCAGCGGCTACGTCGCGGCCGGCCCGATCTTCGACGCCAGCTACGCCGCCTACTACGGCTCCCTGTTCGACCTGCTCAACACGGTCGACCTGTGGGGAAGCGTCGTGAAGTGCGCCTTCTACGGCCTGATCATCGGTGTCGTCAGCTGCTACATCGGCATGAACGCCAAGGGTGGGCCGATCGGCGTGGGCAGGGCGGTCAACCAGGCCGTCGTCATCGCCTTCGCCGGCATCTGGATCATCAATTTCGTGTTCACGCTGACCATGCTCGGCCTGAACCCGCAGATGAGCGTCTACAAGTAG
- a CDS encoding helix-turn-helix domain-containing protein, with product MGESTSRVAFMRRCDTGGRWPGQGRRMSRPQAARVVDVLLAARRQLDDGRLPHPEHVVDLGSARGVLRAVWAEAMASLGSGSTPSPELVSMLGEIKEIDEQLLLDQLAHSDRALQRVRSALAQLGEARTSTALLDTAAATACGLGFDRSIVSRVADSLWIPERVHVERDPAWAEEILALGRTHPQPLDGRIVETEMVRRRTSLMVDEVQERPGVNKPIADASMSRSYCAAPIVVHGVVAGFVHGDCYYQQRNVDTLDRQLLTLYAQGLGQALTRTMVLDEMSQIRADVDRLARRITDAREGDLGDGWWGHGENGRITEGAPGAATGPQRSVVDGFLRSAPVDPSLTRREVEVLRLMATGDTNARIATRLVISEGTVKSHVKHILRKLGAANRAEAVSHWLRAEHDRAGRQSTGPVGYR from the coding sequence ATGGGCGAGAGCACGAGCCGCGTGGCGTTCATGCGTCGCTGCGACACCGGCGGCCGCTGGCCCGGACAGGGCCGTCGGATGTCGCGGCCCCAGGCCGCACGCGTCGTGGACGTCCTGCTGGCCGCCCGCCGCCAGCTCGACGACGGCCGCCTGCCGCACCCCGAGCACGTCGTCGACCTCGGTTCGGCCCGCGGGGTGCTGCGCGCGGTGTGGGCCGAGGCCATGGCCTCGCTCGGATCCGGTTCGACCCCGTCGCCGGAGCTGGTGAGCATGCTCGGCGAGATCAAGGAGATCGACGAGCAGCTCCTGCTCGACCAGCTGGCCCACTCCGACCGCGCGCTGCAGCGCGTCCGCTCGGCGCTCGCCCAGCTCGGCGAGGCCCGGACCAGCACCGCCCTGCTGGACACCGCGGCGGCGACCGCCTGTGGCCTCGGCTTCGACCGGTCGATCGTCTCCCGTGTCGCGGACTCGCTCTGGATCCCCGAGCGCGTCCACGTGGAGCGCGACCCGGCCTGGGCCGAGGAGATCCTCGCGCTGGGCCGCACCCACCCGCAGCCCCTCGACGGCCGGATCGTCGAGACCGAGATGGTCCGCCGCCGCACGTCGCTGATGGTCGACGAGGTGCAGGAGCGCCCCGGGGTCAACAAGCCGATCGCCGACGCCTCGATGTCGCGCAGCTACTGCGCCGCGCCGATCGTGGTCCACGGCGTCGTCGCCGGGTTCGTGCACGGCGACTGCTACTACCAGCAGCGCAACGTCGACACCCTCGACCGCCAGCTGCTCACCCTCTACGCACAGGGGCTGGGCCAGGCGCTGACCCGCACGATGGTGCTCGACGAGATGTCCCAGATCCGCGCCGACGTCGACCGGCTCGCCCGCCGCATCACCGACGCCCGCGAGGGCGACCTCGGCGACGGCTGGTGGGGGCACGGCGAGAACGGCCGGATCACCGAGGGTGCCCCGGGCGCGGCCACCGGCCCGCAGCGAAGCGTCGTCGACGGGTTCCTGCGTTCGGCGCCGGTCGACCCGTCGCTGACCCGCCGGGAGGTCGAGGTCCTGCGGCTGATGGCCACCGGCGACACCAACGCCCGCATCGCCACCCGACTGGTGATCTCCGAGGGCACCGTGAAGTCGCACGTCAAGCACATCCTGCGCAAGCTCGGCGCCGCGAACCGCGCCGAGGCCGTCTCGCACTGGCTGCGGGCCGAGCACGACCGGGCGGGCCGGCAGTCCACCGGTCCGGTCGGCTACCGGTGA
- a CDS encoding alpha/beta hydrolase family protein, with product MARPGRSRAARFTRWGHRVSAREALLRASNYYRTADFYRREDPALDQESVRLQTASRRTFADAAALLGTPARALEIPFAGTTLPAYLFTVDGSGVPRPTVIYHGGYDSTLEGDYLALAAGALRRGYNVLAFDDPGQGATVRAGLHFRPDWEAVVTPVVDLAVTLPEVDTEKIALVDTGLGGYLAARAAAFEHRLAACVLRDGVWDMYETVAGVAAAAADAGGIEALVATSTSARWLVDNGRWTYGVATFGDLLEATRAYTLDGVADRITCPTLVIEAENDQFFRGQPQRVHDALTCPKGLVVFPEDEGGGEHCHEGATLRFHQVAFDWLDGVLGGRSPQRLEGEGLVIVEEPHRTLPGEQDGTVPSRSTVTDGTVRSIEPFSTCRSGSSGAWLCGCRRRAGEPVTCAAVVRAVALQPSRSPDAEARWSG from the coding sequence GTGGCGCGCCCAGGCCGGTCGCGCGCCGCGAGGTTCACCCGATGGGGTCACCGGGTCAGTGCCCGCGAGGCGCTGCTGCGGGCCTCGAACTACTACCGGACCGCGGACTTCTACCGCCGCGAGGACCCGGCCCTCGACCAGGAGTCCGTCCGGCTGCAGACCGCGTCGCGCCGGACCTTCGCCGACGCCGCCGCGCTGCTCGGCACCCCGGCCCGCGCCCTGGAGATCCCCTTCGCAGGCACCACGCTGCCCGCGTACCTGTTCACCGTCGACGGCTCGGGCGTCCCGCGCCCGACCGTGATCTACCACGGCGGCTACGACTCCACCCTGGAGGGGGACTACCTCGCCCTCGCCGCCGGGGCGCTACGGCGCGGCTACAACGTGCTCGCCTTCGACGACCCCGGCCAGGGCGCGACCGTGCGCGCCGGGCTGCACTTCCGCCCCGACTGGGAGGCCGTGGTCACCCCGGTGGTCGACCTCGCGGTCACCCTGCCCGAGGTCGACACCGAGAAGATCGCCCTGGTCGACACCGGCCTCGGTGGCTACCTCGCGGCCCGCGCCGCCGCCTTCGAGCACCGCCTCGCCGCCTGCGTGCTCCGCGACGGCGTCTGGGACATGTACGAGACCGTGGCCGGCGTGGCCGCCGCCGCAGCGGACGCCGGTGGGATCGAGGCACTCGTGGCCACGAGCACCTCGGCGCGCTGGCTCGTCGACAACGGGCGCTGGACCTACGGGGTGGCGACCTTCGGCGACCTGCTCGAGGCCACCAGGGCCTACACCCTCGACGGCGTCGCCGACCGGATCACCTGCCCCACGCTGGTGATCGAGGCCGAGAACGACCAGTTCTTCCGTGGTCAACCACAGCGGGTCCACGACGCGCTGACCTGCCCCAAGGGCCTCGTGGTGTTCCCGGAGGACGAGGGCGGCGGCGAACACTGTCACGAGGGCGCCACCCTGCGGTTCCACCAGGTCGCCTTCGACTGGCTCGACGGCGTCCTCGGGGGGCGTAGCCCGCAGCGCCTCGAAGGAGAAGGACTCGTCATCGTAGAGGAACCTCATCGGACCCTCCCAGGTGAACAAGACGGAACCGTTCCGTCTCGTTCGACGGTAACAGACGGAACGGTCCGTTCCATTGAGCCCTTTTCAACCTGCCGTTCCGGCAGCTCAGGGGCCTGGTTGTGTGGGTGCAGACGCCGAGCTGGCGAGCCGGTGACCTGTGCAGCTGTGGTCAGAGCAGTTGCGCTGCAACCTTCGCGATCTCCTGACGCAGAAGCTCGCTGGTCAGGTTGA
- a CDS encoding SDR family NAD(P)-dependent oxidoreductase produces MKSFTGRTAAITGAGSGIGRALARRLAGDGCHLALADRDAAGLAETSALAGPQVRVTTAELDVADEKAVYGWADAVVADHGAVHMIVNNAGVALSGTVGGLSLEDYRWIMDINFWGVVHGTKAFLPHLEAAGAGHVVNLSSIFGVAAQPLMSGYNASKYAVRGFTESLRQDLELTGSPVSATCVHPGGIRTNIAKAARVDDSVATATGKPAAAATAEFERMLNTTPDRAAKTILDGVRRNQRRVLIGPDAWAIDSMVRLLPTTYQRIVTGAVRSRRGKG; encoded by the coding sequence ATGAAGTCCTTCACCGGTCGTACCGCCGCGATCACCGGAGCCGGGTCCGGCATCGGGCGCGCGCTGGCCCGGCGCCTCGCGGGCGACGGCTGCCACCTCGCCCTGGCCGACCGGGACGCCGCGGGCCTCGCCGAGACCTCCGCGCTCGCCGGGCCGCAGGTGCGGGTCACCACCGCCGAGCTCGACGTCGCCGACGAGAAGGCCGTCTACGGCTGGGCCGACGCCGTCGTCGCCGACCACGGCGCGGTGCACATGATCGTGAACAACGCCGGCGTCGCACTGTCCGGGACCGTCGGGGGCCTGTCCCTCGAGGACTACCGCTGGATCATGGACATCAACTTCTGGGGCGTGGTCCACGGGACCAAGGCGTTCCTGCCGCACCTGGAGGCCGCCGGGGCGGGGCACGTCGTCAACCTGTCGAGCATCTTCGGCGTCGCCGCGCAGCCCCTGATGAGCGGCTACAACGCCAGCAAGTACGCGGTCCGCGGGTTCACCGAGTCGCTGCGCCAGGACCTCGAGCTCACCGGCTCCCCGGTGTCCGCGACCTGCGTGCACCCCGGCGGGATCCGCACCAACATCGCGAAGGCCGCTCGGGTCGACGACAGCGTCGCCACCGCCACCGGCAAGCCCGCCGCCGCGGCCACCGCGGAGTTCGAGCGGATGCTGAACACGACCCCCGACCGGGCCGCGAAGACCATCCTCGACGGCGTGCGACGCAACCAGCGCCGTGTCCTCATCGGACCGGACGCCTGGGCCATCGACTCCATGGTGCGGCTGCTGCCGACCACCTACCAGCGGATCGTCACCGGGGCCGTGCGCTCGCGACGCGGAAAGGGCTGA